The following are encoded in a window of Sminthopsis crassicaudata isolate SCR6 chromosome 3, ASM4859323v1, whole genome shotgun sequence genomic DNA:
- the LOC141559890 gene encoding olfactory receptor 52M1-like yields the protein MMSLANTSQFSPCTFFLMGIPGLEHLHVWIGIPFCSMYIVAVVGNLTILAVVRAEQSLHEPMFLFLCMLSVTDLVLSTSTIPRMLCLFWFGSREIPFDACLAQMFFIHSFTAMESGFFLAMAFDRYVAICNPLHHTTVLTHIRIAKIGIAMVLRGVIFFSPHPILLKQLPYCQTRIIAHTYCEFMALVKLACADASVAKGYSISMAGVFGFSDAAFIAISYVLILRTVFHLPSREAKLKALGTCGSHVCVILVFYSTAFFSFLTHRFGFNVPPHIHICIANMYLLVPPFLNPIVYGVRTKKIRDRVLGALRIKVI from the coding sequence ATGATGTCTTTGGCCAACACCTCCCAATTTTCACCATGCACCTTCTTCCTGATGGGCATCCCTGGCTTGGAGCACCTGCATGTTTGGATAGGGATTCCTTTCTGCTCCATGTATATAGTAGCTGTAGTAGGGAATTTGACTATCCTAGCTGTGGTTCGAGCAGAGCAAAGCCTTCATGAGCCTATGTTTCTTTTCCTGTGCATGCTTTCTGTCACTGACCTGGTCTTGTCAACTTCTACCATTCCCCGTATGCTCTGTCTCTTCTGGTTTGGTTCCCGTGAAATTCCTTTTGATGCCTGTCTAGCTCAAATGTTCTTCATCCATAGCTTCACAGCCATGGAATCTGGATTCTTTTTAGCAATGGCCTTTGACCGCTATGTGGCCATTTGCAACCCACTGCATCACACAACTGTTCTTACTCATATTCGTATTGCCAAGATAGGTATTGCTATGGTACTTAGAGGTGTGATCTTTTTCTCCCCACACCCTATCTTGCTTAAGCAGCTGCCCTACTGTCAAACTCGAATAATTGCACACACCTACTGTGAGTTCATGGCCTTGGTCAAACTTGCATGTGCAGATGCAAGTGTTGCCAAGGGCTATAGCATTAGCATGGCTGGTGTCTTTGGCTTCTCTGATGCCGCCTTTATTGCCATCTCCTATGTCCTCATTCTACGTACAGTTTTCCATCTCCCATCTCGTGAAGCCAAGCTGAAAGCCTTGGGCACATGTGGCTCCCATGTTTGCGTTATCCTTGTCTTCTACTCCAcagcttttttctccttcctgacTCATCGTTTTGGCTTCAATGTGCCACCCCACATCCACATTTGTATTGCTAATATGTACTTACTAGTGCCTCCTTTTCTTAACCCCATTGTGTATGGAGTCCGGACTAAAAAGATCAGGGACCGTGTCTTAGGGGCACTGAGGATAAAAGTTATCTGA